One part of the Brachyspira sp. SAP_772 genome encodes these proteins:
- a CDS encoding glycosyltransferase family 2 protein: MKKVSILVPTYNEEDNVVNVVDRLEKILGGLKNYSYEIVFIDNCSKDNTRNILMDLCQKNKNVKAIFNAKNFGYSRSIFYGLTQTTGDCSILINSDFQEPPELICNFIEEWENGYKIVIGKKLKSNENILMAFIRKCYYKLIKYISDVEQIENFYGFGLYDKDFINILRNLDDSEPYLRGIVAELGYKIKEVYYVHEKRKFGKTHFNFLQMYDLAMLGITSYSKIVLRIATISGFLFSIITFIIGLITLITKLINWNNYPIGVAALIVGVFFIGSVQIFFIGLLGEYILNINLRVMNRPLVIEERRINFDK, from the coding sequence ATGAAAAAAGTTAGTATATTAGTTCCAACTTACAACGAGGAAGATAATGTTGTTAATGTGGTTGATAGATTAGAAAAAATATTAGGCGGGTTAAAAAATTATAGTTATGAAATAGTTTTTATAGATAATTGTTCAAAAGATAATACAAGAAATATTTTAATGGATTTATGTCAAAAAAACAAAAATGTTAAAGCTATTTTTAATGCTAAAAATTTCGGATATAGCAGATCTATATTTTATGGTTTAACTCAAACTACAGGAGATTGTAGTATATTAATTAATTCAGATTTTCAAGAACCTCCAGAATTAATATGTAATTTTATTGAAGAATGGGAAAATGGTTATAAAATAGTTATAGGCAAAAAATTAAAAAGCAATGAAAATATACTAATGGCATTTATTAGGAAGTGCTATTATAAATTAATTAAATATATATCTGATGTAGAACAAATAGAAAATTTTTATGGTTTTGGTTTATATGATAAAGATTTTATAAATATATTAAGAAATTTAGATGATTCTGAACCATATTTAAGAGGTATCGTAGCAGAACTTGGATATAAAATAAAAGAAGTATACTATGTACATGAAAAAAGAAAATTTGGTAAAACACATTTTAATTTTTTACAAATGTATGATTTAGCCATGCTTGGTATTACTAGTTATTCTAAAATTGTATTAAGGATTGCTACTATATCTGGTTTTTTATTTTCAATTATAACATTTATTATTGGGCTTATAACTTTAATTACTAAATTAATTAATTGGAATAATTATCCAATAGGCGTAGCAGCGTTAATTGTTGGAGTATTTTTTATAGGTTCTGTGCAAATATTTTTTATAGGTCTTTTGGGAGAATATATTTTAAATATTAATTTAAGGGTAATGAATAGACCTTTGGTGATAGAAGAGAGAAGAATTAATTTTGATAAATAA
- a CDS encoding galactokinase family protein, whose amino-acid sequence MYKISQLEELLKNNKLDEQFSHIYGADDNTIKEAYIRLTSALNHFKNIDNTQDIHIFSASGRTELSGNHTDHNNGCVLAASINLDKLAVVSKRNDEKIVIYTDYSDNPNYININELNINKNEYGKSSALIRGVCARIKELGYELGGFTASLSNKVLIGSGLSSSASFESLVGEIVNAIYNEDKISKVDIAKIGQFAENKYFGKPCGLMDQMGCSIGGIMAIDFXDNNNPKLDKVEYDFEKVGYALMIVDAKGNHSSLTNEYAAIREEMNLVARYFSKEVCRDITKEQLLENASNIRKEIGDRAFLRAYHFITENERVIEQINALKENNIQKYINLMNESGLSSFMYLQNCYSITSSKEMGVALAIAMTKDFLQSDGAVRVHGGGFAGTIQALIPLDRVKEYTDFMDNIFGKGSAMKIRVRQSPVCEI is encoded by the coding sequence ATGTATAAAATATCACAATTAGAAGAACTATTAAAAAATAATAAGCTTGATGAGCAATTTTCTCATATATATGGTGCTGATGATAACACCATTAAAGAGGCTTATATAAGACTAACTTCAGCATTAAATCATTTTAAAAATATAGATAATACTCAAGATATTCATATATTTAGTGCTTCAGGAAGAACAGAATTATCTGGAAACCATACAGATCATAATAATGGATGTGTATTAGCAGCTTCTATTAATTTAGATAAATTGGCTGTGGTATCAAAGAGAAATGATGAAAAAATAGTTATTTATACAGACTATTCTGACAATCCAAACTATATCAACATAAATGAATTAAATATAAATAAAAATGAATATGGAAAATCTAGTGCTTTAATTAGAGGGGTATGTGCTCGCATAAAAGAATTAGGATACGAATTAGGCGGTTTTACAGCTTCTCTTTCAAACAAAGTTTTAATAGGAAGCGGACTTAGCTCTTCTGCTAGTTTTGAGTCTTTGGTAGGAGAGATAGTAAATGCCATTTATAATGAAGACAAAATATCAAAAGTAGATATTGCTAAAATTGGACAGTTTGCTGAAAACAAATATTTTGGAAAGCCTTGCGGACTTATGGATCAGATGGGTTGTTCTATTGGCGGTATTATGGCTATAGATTTTWAAGATAACAATAATCCAAAATTAGATAAAGTAGAATATGATTTTGAAAAGGTTGGATATGCTCTTATGATAGTAGATGCTAAGGGCAATCATAGTTCACTTACCAATGAATATGCTGCTATAAGAGAAGAGATGAATTTAGTAGCTAGATATTTCTCTAAAGAAGTATGCCGCGATATTACAAAGGAACAATTATTAGAAAATGCTTCAAATATAAGAAAAGAAATAGGAGACAGGGCATTTTTAAGAGCCTACCATTTTATTACAGAAAATGAAAGAGTAATAGAGCAAATAAATGCTCTAAAGGAAAACAATATACAAAAATATATTAATCTTATGAATGAATCTGGTCTTTCTAGTTTTATGTATCTTCAAAACTGTTATTCCATTACAAGCAGTAAAGAAATGGGAGTTGCTTTGGCTATTGCTATGACAAAAGATTTTCTACAGAGTGATGGTGCTGTGAGGGTGCATGGAGGAGGTTTTGCCGGCACTATTCAAGCTTTAATACCATTAGATAGAGTAAAAGAATATACAGATTTTATGGATAATATATTTGGTAAAGGCTCTGCAATGAAAATTAGAGTAAGACAAAGCCCTGTTTGTGAAATTTAA